One region of Wyeomyia smithii strain HCP4-BCI-WySm-NY-G18 chromosome 3, ASM2978416v1, whole genome shotgun sequence genomic DNA includes:
- the LOC129727734 gene encoding GDNF-inducible zinc finger protein 1-like produces the protein MTELCCKCNLPKESPKAHYGSASFRYICRLCLMRAEEAEPIFIHPGDRTLANKIFACTGVEIDEKAAVGPSAICISCKTSVYKSYQFLELCQRNNKIIQNLLANHDTYNSTQQNELRMVIRPGQTAANQHKSKSRRKRTLSRRKSTRSNMQSSTSTSDITWSDCEDDENECHAFDEDEIIPYRQLAYETDTQEESPKRRRLNEAENKVPALVIPLARLNGFTGTLQSERRISRHSIIDQTGENDLFQCEFCDGSFPYRIQIKQHIDLYHANRKHELACKFCSKTYFTTETLRRHIAEKHASTILRECKLCDRSFTTAQGLHQHYRTIMHRAATGEAVYPRRRYSYQSNSSRRNSVCSNFSENDYQISERRSSQKSQSSRMNQDDNNPYADVCYDEVTTYKCDYCDAYFDDEKTLAKHTAVQPCRIELEPLDLDLLLEKMDLDELLQPLNNIDDVAIIEPPIEIVDLT, from the exons ATGACAGAACTGTGTTGTAAGTGCAATCTACCAAAGGAATCTCCTAAGGCCCACTACGG ATCAGCATCATTTCGTTACATTTGCCGCCTGTGCTTGATGCGTGCCGAAGAGGCTGAGCCAATATTCATACATCCTGGCGATAGAACGTTGGCCAACAAAATCTTTGCTTGCACTGGTGTGGAG ATAGATGAGAAAGCTGCCGTTGGACCGAGCGCAATTTGTATTTCTTGTAAGACATCTGTGTATAAAAGTTATCAGTTTTTAGAATTATGCCAACGCAACAATAAAATCATCCAAAATTTACTTGCTAACCATGACACGTATAACAGCACACAGCAAAATGAACTACGTATGGTTATTCGCCCTGGTCAAACAGCGGCTAATCAGCACAAATCAAAAAGTCGAAGAAAACGAACGCTGTCACGCAGAAAATCAACACGCAGCAACATGCAATCATCTACTAGTACTAGTGATATTACTTGGAGCGATTGTGAGGACGATGAAAACGAGTGTCACGCTTTTGATGAGGACGAAATAATCCCTTATCGTCAACTCGCTTACGAAACTGATACCCAAGAAGAATCTCCCAAGCGGCGGCGTTTAAACGAGGCAGAAAATAAAGTCCCAGCGTTAGTAATACCGTTGGCTCGTCTCAATGGTTTTACAGGTACCTTGCAATCGGAAAGACGAATATCCCGCCATTCTATAATTGATCAAACGGGagaaaatgatttatttcagtGTGAATTTTGTGACGGATCGTTCCCCTATCGTATTCAAATTAAGCAACATATCGATCTTTATCATGCTAACCGGAAACACGAATTAGCTTGTAAGTTTTGTTCAAAAActtattttacaactgaaactTTACGACGACATATAGCAGAGAAACATGCTTCAACAATTTTAAGAGAGTGTAAACTTTGCGATAGAAGTTTCACTACTGCCCAAGGTTTGCATCAGCATTATCGTACAATAATGCATCGAGCAGCCACAGGTGAAGCCGTTTATCCGAGAAGGCGCTATTCCTACCAAAGTAATTCTAGTCGACGAAATTCGGTTTGTTCCAACTTCAGCGAAAATGATTATCAAATTTCTGAAAGACGCTCAAGCCAAAAATCCCAGTCGAGTCGCATGAACCAGGATGACAATAATCCATACGCAGATGTCTGCTACGATGAAGTAACTACATACAAATGCGACTATTGCGATGCGTATTTCGATGATGAAAAAACTCTAGCAAAACACACCGCTGTTCAACCGTGTCGTATAGAACTAGAACCACTAGATCTGGATTTGTTGTTAGAGAAAATGGATCTTGATGAACTACTGCAaccactgaataacatcgatgaTGTTGCAATAATCGAGCCACCTATCGAGATAGTCGACCTTACCTAG
- the LOC129727692 gene encoding uncharacterized protein LOC129727692 — MAKRGKKRAKTARKTEVNVAASSSAVCAPQKVHPARDDCYPLNKLCRLCLLSNINMEPIFAYPGDNRLSEKIFECTSLQITEACEQGIPTSICGQCKKQLDQCHEFRLLCWKNNEVLQNLHAILNPKRQVQPKSWSTPVIQLTKLDIGMSSMQSEQIDLSKLYTPPRGGRRVATAKRNFGEINLDQLYTPSRRGFNASKAFPRFSKELVVRLVPMSTSLINKYRKATITRTKAAMKSFSQSKVTQSGHSKKSTKSVAKARTEKRSLSVVKTTPTKPTKVNKTTKTVSPSVKKPKAKQAEISMPPKKRKENFPTPVPAMVTCLLCSNTFNNQKTLSRHMSAHENNRKQNRVFGCEICQKEYLKPAQLTEHLQSPEHIACAGPCELEEAEVSILPDNDDEQLQIASGELSKSVSVNAADAEEITVQPIIHLSENRQPSPDTNDASQHGDDHDGDPNPAEEAQIVADIESSVANEIPVNRDASPIPVDSESSISRDGGVQYSDVCSTNNAENLFNGSGTDSFNSSRRVTFSDITEVVE; from the exons ATGGCAAAGCGAGGTAAAAAAAGAGCAAAGACTGCTCGCAAAACAGAAGTAAATGTTGCTGCAAGTTCTTCAGCAGTATGTGCCCCTCAAAAAGTTCATCCTGCAAGAGACGATTGTTACCC GTTAAACAAGTTGTGCCGTTTATGTTTGTTGTCTAATATCAACATGGAGCCCATTTTTGCTTATCCCGGAGACAACAGACTCtccgaaaaaatttttgaatgtaCTAGTCTTCAG ATCACTGAAGCCTGCGAACAGGGAATTCCCACATCTATCTGTGGTCAATGCAAGAAGCAATTAGATCAATGTCACGAATTCCGTCTACTTTGCTGGAAAAACAACGAggttttgcaaaatttgcatGCCATTTTAAACCCAAAAAGACAAGTTCAACCGAAAAGCTGGTCAACTCCtgttattcaattaacaaaacTCGATATCGGTATGAGCTCTATGCAAAGCGAACAAATAGATTTGTCTAAGCTTTACACTCCTCCTCGAGGTGGTAGAAGAGTTGCGACAGCTAAACGCAATTTTGGAGAAATTAATTTGGATCAGTTGTATACTCCCTCCCGTCGAGGTTTCAATGCATCTAAAGCTTTTCCTCGCTTCTCTAAGGAATTAGTGGTACGTCTAGTTCCCATGTCTACTTCACTTATTAATAAGTATCGCAAAGCCACCATAACAAGGACAAAAGCTGCAATGAAATCATTTTCACAGTCGAAAGTAACGCAATCAGGACattcaaaaaaatcaacaaaatcagttGCAAAAGCTAGAACAGAAAAACGAAGTTTGTCAGTGGTAAAGACAACTCCCACTAAGCCTACTAAAGTTAACAAAACAACGAAAACAGTTTCTCCGTCGGTGAAAAAACCTAAAGCCAAACAAGCTGAAATCTCAATGCCTCCCAAAAAGAGGAAGGAAAATTTTCCAACACCAGTGCCAGCGATGGTAACTTGTTTACTATGTAGTAACACATTCAACAATCAGAAAACCCTGAGTCGTCACATGAGTGCACATGAGAAT AATCGTAAACAAAACCGCGTGTTTGGCTGTGAAATTTGCCAAAAAGAATATTTGAAGCCAGCTCAACTGACAGAACATCTACAAAGCCCAGAGCATATTGCATGTGCTGGACCCTGTGAGTTAGAAGAAGCCGAGGTATCAATTCTTCCAGATAACGATGACGAACAATTACAAATAGCCTCTGGAGAGTTATCTAAAAGTGTGTCTGTCAATGCTGCAGACGCAGAAGAAATCACGGTTCAACCAATAATTCACTTATCTGAAAATCGGCAACCATCCCCAGACACGAACGACGCTTCTCAGCATGGTGATGATCATGATGGAGATCCAAATCCGGCTGAAGAAGCTCAGATAGTAGCGGACATCGAATCTTCAGTGGCAAACGAAATTCCTGTTAATCGAGATGCCAGCCCTATACCAGTGGATAGTGAATCATCGATTTCGCGAGATGGAGGTGTACAGTATAGTGATGTTTGTTCAACAAACAATGCAGAGAATTTGTTCAATGGTAGCGGAACTGATTCCTTTAATTCTTCGCGACGCGTTACCTTCTCCGACATAACTGAGGTTGTAGAATAG